The following are encoded together in the Triticum dicoccoides isolate Atlit2015 ecotype Zavitan chromosome 6B, WEW_v2.0, whole genome shotgun sequence genome:
- the LOC119326342 gene encoding uncharacterized protein LOC119326342, producing MVGSSVVYTSCRPSSCTRPASFLHHPADQAHLGDQPGLLPDGSGDGNSSHLKGCGERCVGAEMFATVARWAEKKGKPKMAPIELTTTAEQAQSITRTIFDVVKEHGPLTISDVWEHVTDVGLRGLTSKRQMKIMLRWMREKQKLRLISDHDGPHKQFLYTTWFTNPKNAPQRPKRELNRESLVAAWTRRRKRCMRWCCGRPRMVEHV from the exons ATGGTGGGATCCTCCGTCGTGTACACGTCCTGCAGGCCTTCGTCGTGTACACGTCCTGCATCCTTCCTCCACCACCCAGCCGACCAGGCCCATCTCGGTGACCAGCCCGGGCTGCTCCCCGACGGCAGTGGTGACGGCAACTCCTCTCATCTGAAAGGATGCGGGGAGAGGTGTGTGGGCGCCGAGATGTTTGCGACGGTTGCGCGGTGGGCGGAGAAGAAAGGGAAGCCCAAGATGGCGCCGATCGAGCTCACGACAACGGCGGAGCAGGCGCAGTCCATCACCCGCACCATCTTCGATGTCGTCAAGGAGCACGGGCCCCTCACCATCTCCGACGTTTGGGAGCACGTCACg GATGTAGGCCTGAGGGGTTTGACAAGCAAGAGGCAGATGAAGATCATGCTGCGGTGGATGAGGGAGAAGCAGAAGCTCAGGCTCATTTCTGACCATGATGGGCCTCACAAGCAATTCCTCTACACGACATGGTTCACCAACCCCAAGAATGCGCCACAGAGGCCCAAGAGGGAGCTCAACAGGGAGAGCCTAGTGGCGGCGTGGACGAGACGGAGGAAGCGGTGTATGAGGTGGTGCTGCGGCAGGCCGCGAATGGTGGAGCACGTGTAG